A single window of Psychromonas ingrahamii 37 DNA harbors:
- the sufU gene encoding Fe-S cluster assembly sulfur transfer protein SufU translates to MNDELRALYQEVIIDHGRRPRNSKKLEHPSCTQEGYNPLCGDRLTLYLRIDDNRIIDASFEGEGCAISMAASSLMTERIKNMTVTEARQLFTAFQNLVTQAEPPDNIREYLGKLSVLGGVRDFPVRIKCATLPWHALNACLNNINTKQIVSTE, encoded by the coding sequence ATGAATGATGAACTACGCGCATTGTATCAGGAAGTGATCATTGACCATGGCCGCCGTCCGAGAAATTCCAAAAAGCTTGAGCATCCGAGTTGCACTCAAGAAGGATACAACCCGCTCTGTGGTGACCGTTTGACACTTTATTTGCGAATTGATGATAATAGAATTATTGATGCCAGTTTTGAGGGAGAAGGCTGTGCTATCTCGATGGCGGCATCTTCATTGATGACAGAAAGAATCAAAAATATGACAGTGACAGAAGCACGGCAACTGTTTACCGCTTTTCAGAACTTAGTCACGCAAGCTGAGCCGCCTGACAATATCCGTGAGTACTTAGGCAAGCTCTCGGTATTAGGTGGGGTGAGAGATTTCCCCGTCCGCATAAAGTGCGCAACCCTGCCCTGGCACGCACTTAATGCCTGCTTAAATAATATCAACACTAAGCAGATCGTTTCGACGGAGTGA
- the sufB gene encoding Fe-S cluster assembly protein SufB, with translation MMAKSRQNLDRFVGSEYPHGFVTDLETDSLPAGLSETVIRQISARKHEPDFMLQWRLKAYQHWLTLKVPKWSKLHYPPINFDEIVFYSAPKTAADGPKSLDQIAPEILQTYEKLGIPLHERPQLAGVAVDAVFDSVSVATTFKKKLAAVGVIFCSFSDAVQEHPELVKRYLGTVVPYTDNYYAALNAAVFSDGSFCYVPKGVRCPMELSTYFRINSLNTGQFERTLIVVEEGAYVSYLEGCTAPIRDEHQLHAAVVELIALDDGEIKYATVQNWYPGDKKGKGGIYNFVTKRGLCRGHHSKISWTQVETGSAITWKYPSVILQGDNSRGEFYSVALTNNYQQADTGTKMIHIGKNTSSTIISKGISAGHGSNAYRGLVKIGPKAVNARNYSQCDSLLLGENCAAHTFPYIEVKNSTAKVEHEASTSKISDQQLFYCMQRGISQEDTVAMIINGFCKTVFRKLPMEFAVEAQALMEVSLEGCTG, from the coding sequence ATGATGGCAAAATCACGGCAGAACTTAGATCGCTTTGTCGGCAGCGAATATCCCCATGGTTTTGTGACCGACCTGGAAACAGATAGCCTGCCTGCAGGTTTGAGTGAGACGGTTATAAGGCAGATATCGGCGCGCAAACATGAACCTGATTTTATGCTGCAATGGCGTCTCAAAGCCTATCAGCATTGGTTAACTTTGAAGGTGCCAAAATGGTCAAAACTGCATTATCCGCCTATTAATTTTGATGAAATTGTTTTCTACAGCGCCCCGAAAACCGCTGCGGATGGCCCAAAAAGCCTCGATCAGATTGCGCCTGAAATTTTACAAACCTATGAAAAATTGGGCATTCCACTTCATGAACGCCCGCAGCTGGCAGGTGTTGCCGTTGATGCGGTTTTCGACAGTGTTTCCGTGGCAACTACCTTTAAAAAAAAATTGGCCGCAGTGGGCGTTATTTTCTGTTCATTTTCAGATGCCGTGCAGGAGCATCCTGAACTGGTTAAACGTTATTTGGGCACGGTGGTGCCTTATACCGATAACTATTATGCGGCGCTTAATGCCGCGGTATTTAGCGATGGTTCATTCTGTTATGTCCCCAAGGGAGTGCGTTGTCCGATGGAACTGTCCACTTATTTTCGGATTAATTCTCTTAATACCGGGCAGTTTGAACGCACCTTAATAGTCGTCGAAGAAGGTGCTTATGTCAGTTACCTTGAAGGCTGCACTGCTCCGATACGGGATGAGCATCAATTACATGCAGCCGTTGTTGAATTAATTGCCCTTGATGATGGTGAGATTAAATATGCCACGGTGCAAAACTGGTATCCGGGTGACAAAAAGGGCAAAGGAGGGATTTACAATTTTGTTACTAAACGGGGGCTATGCCGGGGGCATCATTCCAAAATATCCTGGACTCAGGTAGAAACTGGATCGGCCATCACCTGGAAATATCCCAGTGTTATTTTGCAGGGGGATAATTCGCGCGGTGAATTTTATTCTGTCGCGTTAACCAATAACTATCAACAGGCCGATACCGGCACTAAGATGATCCATATTGGCAAAAATACCTCCAGTACTATTATTTCCAAGGGTATTTCGGCAGGCCATGGCTCTAACGCCTACCGGGGGTTAGTAAAGATTGGTCCGAAAGCGGTTAATGCCCGCAATTACAGTCAATGTGATTCATTGCTGCTCGGAGAAAATTGCGCTGCCCATACTTTCCCCTATATCGAAGTGAAAAATTCCACAGCTAAAGTAGAGCACGAGGCAAGCACCTCGAAAATCAGTGATCAGCAGTTATTCTATTGTATGCAGCGCGGCATTTCTCAGGAAGATACGGTCGCTATGATTATTAATGGCTTTTGTAAAACGGTGTTTCGTAAATTGCCGATGGAATTTGCAGTTGAAGCGCAGGCTTTAATGGAAGTTAGTTTGGAAGGTTGTACCGGTTGA
- a CDS encoding cysteine desulfurase gives MSLVDRPAEHGSLPLNKVDWPAIRRDFPLLAQKPYNKPLAYLDNAATTQKPNSVIDSIAHFYRFDNANVHRGIYQLSERATATFEAARDKIQCFLNARLREEIIFVRGATEAINLVAQSYARPRFKSGDEILISAIEHHSNIVPWQMVCKQTGAQLKVIPINDNGEIMLDSYQALLSEKTKIVAITHLSNALGSIAPVQRMITMAHARGIPVLLDGAQAAPHLRINLQALDCEFYTFSSHKIYGPTGVGVLYGKKSYLDAMEPYQGGGEMISRVSFESSDYNGLPYKFEAGTPNIAGVVGLAAALDYINTIGLDNICQREQQLLDYATKALEQTAGLRIIGQAKHKASIISFVLDSAHPHDISTILDQQGVAIRAGHHCAMPVMTRFNVPATARASFSFYNNESDIEQLVQSLRLVNKIFTIKNG, from the coding sequence ATGTCCTTAGTCGACCGACCAGCAGAGCATGGCAGTTTGCCATTAAACAAGGTTGATTGGCCGGCAATTCGGCGTGATTTTCCTCTGTTAGCACAAAAACCGTATAATAAACCCTTAGCTTATCTCGATAATGCCGCAACGACGCAAAAACCCAATAGTGTGATTGATAGTATCGCGCACTTTTATCGTTTTGATAATGCCAATGTTCATCGTGGTATTTATCAATTAAGTGAGCGGGCTACTGCCACTTTTGAGGCAGCAAGGGATAAAATACAGTGTTTTTTAAATGCCAGGTTGCGAGAGGAAATTATTTTCGTCCGCGGTGCGACTGAGGCTATTAATCTGGTCGCACAGAGTTATGCCCGGCCCCGCTTCAAATCAGGAGATGAGATCTTGATCAGTGCGATAGAGCATCATTCCAATATAGTTCCCTGGCAAATGGTCTGCAAACAAACCGGCGCACAGCTAAAGGTTATACCAATCAATGATAACGGGGAGATTATGCTGGATAGTTATCAGGCATTATTAAGTGAAAAAACTAAAATAGTGGCAATCACCCATCTCTCCAATGCTTTGGGGAGTATTGCACCGGTGCAGCGAATGATAACCATGGCGCATGCTAGAGGAATACCGGTATTACTTGATGGTGCTCAAGCAGCCCCTCATCTCAGGATCAATCTGCAGGCTTTAGATTGTGAATTCTACACCTTTTCCAGTCACAAAATTTACGGCCCTACCGGAGTCGGCGTGTTATATGGCAAAAAAAGCTACCTTGATGCAATGGAGCCCTATCAGGGAGGTGGGGAAATGATCAGTCGAGTCAGTTTTGAGAGCAGTGACTATAACGGCTTACCTTACAAATTTGAGGCAGGTACACCTAATATTGCGGGTGTGGTAGGTCTGGCTGCTGCCCTCGATTACATCAACACGATAGGTCTTGACAATATTTGCCAACGCGAACAACAGTTATTAGATTATGCCACCAAAGCATTAGAGCAAACAGCCGGGTTACGTATTATTGGCCAAGCAAAACACAAGGCCAGTATTATCTCTTTTGTGCTTGATAGCGCGCATCCTCATGATATAAGTACAATTCTTGATCAGCAGGGAGTCGCAATTCGAGCAGGTCATCACTGTGCGATGCCGGTGATGACCCGTTTTAATGTCCCGGCAACCGCACGCGCTTCCTTTTCTTTCTACAATAATGAAAGTGATATAGAACAATTAGTGCAAAGTTTGCGGCTGGTAAACAAAATTTTTACCATAAAAAATGGGTGA
- a CDS encoding Rieske (2Fe-2S) protein — protein sequence MAKWISVLPADELSAGMTKVLALDQIELLLINIAGEFFAIENRCSHDGGELNGGEICAAEITCPRHGARFNIKTGAVLSAPAFENIATYPVRIIDNEVQVFLHEK from the coding sequence ATGGCAAAATGGATAAGCGTTTTACCCGCAGATGAGTTAAGCGCTGGCATGACTAAAGTGCTGGCGTTAGATCAAATAGAGCTGTTATTAATCAATATCGCGGGTGAATTTTTCGCCATTGAGAACAGATGCAGCCATGATGGTGGTGAGTTAAACGGTGGAGAAATCTGCGCTGCAGAAATAACCTGCCCGCGTCATGGTGCACGCTTTAATATAAAAACAGGCGCCGTATTGTCTGCCCCCGCATTTGAAAATATTGCAACTTATCCGGTTAGAATAATCGACAATGAGGTACAGGTATTTCTTCATGAAAAATAA
- a CDS encoding amino acid ABC transporter ATP-binding protein: MIEIKGVHKSFGDLEVLKGIDLNVNSGEVVSIIGASGSGKSTLLYCINAIEKINSGNIIVDDIDVHDKKTDKNKLRQNLGMVFQQWNSFPHLTVLENAALAPRIVKGFTKEEAEEIARNELIHVGLGDKLDVYPTRMSGGQQQRLAIARALAMKPAYMLFDEVTSALDPELVGEVLDTLRLLRDDGMTMICVTHEISFAKEVSDKVAFFHKGLIEEMGPPDEVLGNPQRERTQQFLSKVL, translated from the coding sequence ATGATAGAAATCAAAGGCGTGCATAAATCTTTCGGAGATTTGGAAGTTTTAAAAGGGATCGATTTAAACGTAAACAGCGGTGAAGTTGTTAGTATCATTGGTGCAAGCGGTAGTGGAAAATCCACACTTTTGTATTGTATTAATGCCATTGAGAAGATAAACAGTGGCAATATTATCGTTGATGACATAGATGTTCATGATAAAAAAACAGATAAAAACAAGTTAAGACAGAATTTAGGAATGGTATTTCAGCAGTGGAATTCTTTTCCTCATTTAACTGTATTAGAAAATGCCGCGCTTGCTCCACGAATTGTAAAAGGGTTTACTAAAGAAGAAGCAGAAGAAATTGCTAGAAACGAACTAATTCATGTTGGTCTTGGTGATAAACTTGATGTGTATCCTACCAGAATGTCCGGAGGACAACAGCAACGACTCGCTATTGCCAGAGCATTAGCAATGAAACCTGCTTATATGTTATTTGATGAGGTGACCTCAGCACTTGACCCAGAACTCGTTGGTGAAGTGTTGGATACTTTAAGATTGCTTCGGGATGATGGTATGACTATGATTTGTGTTACTCATGAGATATCTTTTGCTAAAGAAGTCTCTGATAAAGTTGCATTTTTCCATAAAGGATTAATTGAAGAGATGGGACCACCTGATGAGGTTTTGGGTAATCCTCAGAGAGAAAGAACACAACAATTTTTAAGTAAAGTTCTCTGA
- a CDS encoding vWA domain-containing protein, whose amino-acid sequence MNIKLIKGATFALAAIIMTPFSAIADSIDPAVYATTLGLGDSVTIRKTVTITKESPTTAPLDVMFIFDTTGSMGTEINQAKAAANSILTGLAGFGLLQSGSGWYNDPTFDGVRVDLNSGNTDVTSGISTVPFISGSGGDTPEMGYAGISDAADTASWRPGSNRFIIAFGDANFKTPPTEAATIASLTAANANLIGISYDGAFSADIADLGGTAYSGVGLDTAGLVTTILNSVGTTFDTYSAVTVDDLGGGMPGVGFSATCVSADSGACVGGDATGSFDRSVERTFEYDVTFTGMAEGVHGFDTLALVDGSTTAAERDTITVSSVPEPGMLALLGLGLIGMGATRKRRS is encoded by the coding sequence ATGAATATTAAGTTGATAAAAGGGGCGACGTTTGCCCTTGCTGCAATTATTATGACGCCATTCTCTGCAATAGCGGATTCAATCGATCCGGCAGTTTATGCTACTACACTAGGTCTCGGCGATAGCGTAACCATTCGTAAAACAGTCACTATCACTAAAGAATCACCTACCACAGCACCACTTGACGTTATGTTTATTTTCGACACAACGGGGTCTATGGGAACTGAAATTAATCAGGCTAAAGCAGCTGCAAATTCCATTTTGACTGGTCTGGCAGGATTCGGTTTGCTGCAGTCAGGTTCCGGTTGGTACAACGACCCGACTTTTGATGGGGTTCGAGTTGATCTAAATTCAGGTAACACTGATGTAACATCAGGTATCAGCACGGTTCCATTTATTTCTGGTAGTGGTGGCGACACCCCTGAAATGGGTTATGCTGGTATCAGTGATGCGGCTGATACCGCCAGCTGGCGTCCAGGTTCAAACCGTTTCATCATCGCTTTTGGCGATGCCAACTTCAAAACGCCACCAACAGAAGCGGCAACAATTGCTTCATTGACTGCAGCCAATGCTAACTTGATTGGTATTAGCTACGACGGAGCTTTCTCAGCTGATATTGCTGATCTTGGCGGTACTGCATATAGTGGAGTTGGTCTGGATACTGCTGGTCTCGTTACGACTATTCTTAACAGTGTTGGTACAACATTTGACACTTACTCAGCGGTCACTGTCGATGATCTCGGTGGTGGTATGCCGGGTGTTGGTTTCTCGGCTACCTGTGTCTCTGCAGATTCAGGTGCGTGTGTTGGTGGTGATGCGACTGGTTCTTTCGACCGTAGTGTTGAGCGAACCTTCGAGTACGACGTAACATTCACCGGTATGGCTGAAGGGGTGCATGGTTTTGATACCCTCGCACTTGTTGATGGCAGTACCACTGCTGCAGAAAGAGATACAATTACAGTAAGCTCCGTACCAGAGCCTGGTATGCTGGCTCTGTTGGGTCTGGGTCTAATCGGTATGGGTGCCACGCGTAAACGTCGCAGCTAA
- the sufD gene encoding Fe-S cluster assembly protein SufD — protein MNARERLLKDFTRSKKYLPGHLLPWLNDLRESAIKNFAAQGFPSPKDESWKYTNTKKLQQTEYCLAQQSIIPPTDSLTAQISEQQFCPDEHRMVFINGTYHHDLSSNPPLPKGIILSSFAQALQDHPILIASTLGEMVNHQTHPFSALNSAFMSDGLFLWAAENSQMAPPIHCLFISTTTAKTVVCYPRLLLVLKNKTQLTLIEHYIDLCSPRSDPDMTAANGTSGNPNLINAVTEIHLGSEAQLDHYKLQRESLNSSHIAAMYVQQHQASRFTSHSYSLGAPLARYDIQVELTGSQCECCLNGVYLADDNQHVDYHTQITHLAPGCSSQQLYKGVIQGHARAVFNGKVIIHPEAQQSNAKQLNNNLLLSDNGEVDTKPELQIYADDVICNHGATVGQLDTQALFYLQSRGISEKDAQACLVDGFVGELLERINHLSLRNFIQLSISAQLKQLVGNDAGNLALFPPMENGEMLCP, from the coding sequence ATGAATGCCCGTGAACGTTTGCTTAAAGACTTTACTCGAAGCAAGAAATATTTGCCCGGACATTTATTGCCCTGGTTAAACGATCTGCGGGAAAGTGCCATCAAAAATTTTGCAGCTCAAGGTTTCCCAAGCCCCAAAGATGAAAGTTGGAAATACACTAATACAAAAAAGCTGCAGCAAACTGAATATTGTCTTGCCCAACAGTCAATCATTCCTCCTACTGACTCTCTAACCGCTCAAATTAGTGAGCAACAGTTTTGCCCTGATGAGCATCGCATGGTATTTATTAATGGGACTTATCACCATGATCTTTCATCGAATCCCCCCTTGCCTAAGGGCATTATTCTTAGCAGTTTCGCTCAGGCTCTGCAGGATCACCCTATCCTAATAGCATCAACATTAGGGGAAATGGTTAATCACCAAACACACCCTTTCAGCGCATTAAATAGCGCATTTATGTCCGACGGCCTGTTTTTATGGGCTGCGGAAAATAGTCAAATGGCCCCGCCCATTCACTGCCTGTTTATTTCCACCACCACCGCCAAGACCGTTGTTTGTTACCCTCGGCTACTTTTGGTACTTAAAAACAAAACGCAATTAACACTGATCGAGCACTATATTGATCTCTGCTCCCCCAGATCAGATCCAGACATGACGGCAGCCAATGGGACTAGCGGTAATCCTAATTTAATCAATGCGGTGACAGAGATACACCTTGGTTCTGAAGCGCAGTTGGATCACTATAAATTACAGCGCGAGTCGCTTAACAGCAGCCATATTGCTGCCATGTATGTGCAGCAGCACCAGGCAAGCCGGTTCACTTCGCACAGTTATTCCTTGGGTGCGCCGCTTGCGCGATACGACATTCAAGTTGAGCTTACCGGCAGCCAATGCGAATGTTGTTTGAACGGGGTATATTTGGCAGATGATAACCAGCACGTTGATTACCATACTCAAATAACGCACTTAGCACCGGGCTGCAGCAGTCAGCAACTCTACAAAGGGGTAATCCAAGGACACGCGCGGGCAGTTTTTAACGGTAAAGTGATCATACATCCCGAGGCGCAACAATCCAATGCGAAGCAGCTCAATAACAACCTATTACTCAGTGATAACGGCGAAGTTGATACTAAACCCGAGCTGCAGATCTATGCTGATGATGTTATATGTAACCATGGTGCCACCGTTGGACAGTTGGATACGCAGGCGCTATTTTATCTGCAGTCCCGGGGGATCAGTGAAAAGGATGCGCAAGCCTGTCTGGTTGATGGCTTTGTCGGTGAACTGCTTGAGCGTATCAATCATCTCTCCCTGCGCAACTTTATTCAGCTGTCCATCAGTGCACAACTTAAGCAGTTGGTGGGTAATGATGCCGGCAACTTAGCGCTGTTTCCCCCAATGGAAAATGGTGAGATGTTATGTCCTTAG
- a CDS encoding IS630 family transposase (programmed frameshift) gives MTTKKHDFTALAKTHQSVRMRLRFLALAHFQEGNSRTAIAKFLKVSRTSINKWISQYHQFGMDRLIDKKTTGRPFRLSNEQHKQLIHYVTESSKSELGGRLNGSDIQLYIEENFAVHYHLSSVYKLLHKLGFSWITSRSKHPKQSIEAQEDFKKIFQFKTIFKIPGHIALDRVDIWLQDEARFGQQNTTTKLWAEKGSRPRAVKQQQFEYAYLFGSVCITNGASEALVVPYVNKDIMMTHLQQISDRTPIDRDAVIIMDGAGSHSDDIDADFKNLTIIKLPPYSPELNPIEQVWSWLRQHHLANRCFSGYDSIVETVCDAWNDFVSDSKRVIKMCTRDWMSLIS, from the exons ATGACTACAAAAAAACATGACTTTACTGCATTAGCTAAAACGCATCAAAGCGTTCGAATGAGGCTCCGTTTTTTAGCACTTGCACACTTCCAAGAAGGTAATTCACGCACTGCTATCGCTAAATTTTTAAAGGTCAGCCGAACCAGTATAAATAAATGGATCTCTCAGTATCACCAATTTGGAATGGATCGCTTAATCGATAAAAAAACAACTGGCAGGCCTTTTCGATTATCGAACGAGCAACATAAGCAACTCATTCATTATGTAACTGAGTCATCTAAAAGTGAGCTTGGTGGACGATTAAATGGCTCAGACATACAACTTTATATAGAAGAAAATTTTGCAGTGCATTACCATTTATCAAGTGTTTATAAGTTACTGCATAAGTTAGGTTTTTCTTGGATAACATCCCGTTCTAAGCACCCTAAGCAATCAATTGAAGCGCAAGAGGATTTTAAAAAAAT ATTCCAATTCAAAACGATCTTTAAGATCCCTGGTCATATTGCATTAGATCGTGTGGATATATGGCTACAAGATGAAGCACGATTTGGCCAGCAAAATACAACAACCAAATTATGGGCTGAAAAAGGTAGCCGTCCAAGAGCAGTAAAACAACAGCAATTCGAATACGCCTATTTATTTGGATCTGTCTGTATTACCAATGGCGCTTCAGAAGCACTAGTCGTACCTTATGTAAACAAAGACATTATGATGACGCATCTTCAACAAATATCAGATAGAACCCCAATTGATAGAGATGCCGTTATCATCATGGATGGTGCTGGTTCGCATAGCGATGATATTGACGCTGACTTCAAGAATTTAACAATCATAAAGCTGCCACCCTATTCACCCGAACTAAATCCGATTGAACAGGTATGGAGTTGGCTTCGACAACATCACTTAGCAAACAGATGTTTCAGTGGTTATGATTCAATAGTTGAAACTGTCTGTGATGCTTGGAATGATTTTGTAAGTGACAGCAAAAGAGTGATAAAAATGTGTACGAGGGATTGGATGTCATTGATCAGTTAA
- a CDS encoding vWA domain-containing protein yields the protein MAQGLEVAFNMLLTRVHQLKKKQVKVKRPWLILFTDGLGSDYDKETAKKLYRYSLENKLIVFIVNIGKETDDLAKFSSIAPLVINISKIESIFTWFYNSFTEIILAEDGIVILKAPEI from the coding sequence ATGGCACAAGGATTGGAAGTTGCTTTTAATATGCTACTCACTCGGGTGCACCAGCTGAAAAAAAAGCAAGTGAAAGTGAAACGCCCCTGGTTGATTTTATTCACAGATGGATTGGGGAGTGATTATGATAAGGAAACAGCCAAAAAATTATACCGTTACAGCTTAGAAAATAAACTAATTGTTTTTATTGTAAATATTGGCAAAGAAACTGACGATTTAGCTAAATTTTCATCGATAGCCCCTTTAGTCATCAACATCAGTAAAATTGAAAGTATCTTTACATGGTTTTATAACAGTTTTACCGAAATCATACTTGCAGAAGATGGAATTGTTATCCTCAAGGCACCCGAAATATAA
- a CDS encoding amino acid ABC transporter permease gives MNLFTPLSWNDSGFILTGILNTIYISVVAIVIGTILGLLIGFLRAESNKSVNLVLGGFLDILRSVPLIIQLILFSTYVGAMGHPLSPFIAGSIILSLYTMAFMSEVFRSGFDSVPTSMRTASRSLGMTYLQTVIHIRVPIGMRAVFPSWLGVALSVIKDSALVSVIGYMELLRTGEQLISRTQEPLMILIGIGLFYFMISYPLSRYGKHVERKMAI, from the coding sequence ATGAACTTATTTACTCCTTTATCTTGGAATGATTCAGGCTTTATCTTAACCGGGATTTTAAATACCATTTATATCTCTGTCGTTGCAATAGTTATTGGAACAATTTTAGGGCTATTAATCGGATTTTTAAGAGCAGAATCTAATAAATCTGTCAATCTGGTCTTAGGCGGATTTTTAGATATTCTAAGATCTGTACCACTTATTATTCAACTTATACTTTTTAGTACTTATGTTGGTGCTATGGGACACCCGCTATCTCCTTTTATTGCAGGCTCAATTATACTGTCTCTTTATACCATGGCATTTATGAGCGAAGTTTTTAGAAGTGGATTTGATAGTGTTCCAACTTCCATGAGAACAGCGTCAAGATCGCTGGGTATGACTTACCTGCAAACAGTAATACACATCAGGGTACCGATAGGAATGAGAGCTGTTTTCCCATCTTGGCTTGGCGTCGCACTTAGTGTTATAAAAGACTCGGCACTTGTTTCAGTGATTGGATATATGGAATTACTTAGAACCGGAGAGCAGTTGATCTCAAGGACACAAGAACCCCTTATGATACTGATAGGAATAGGATTGTTTTATTTTATGATCTCATACCCCTTATCACGTTATGGTAAACATGTAGAAAGGAAAATGGCAATATGA
- the sufC gene encoding Fe-S cluster assembly ATPase SufC has protein sequence MLNINNLHAEIQGNMILKGLNLSVKSGEVHAIMGPNGSGKSTLANVLAGHPDYQVTTGEVIFQGRDLLTLSVAERACAGVFVAFQYPLEIPGVSNVQFLKLALNSQRKYRQLSELDALDFLQLVKTKVQQVGMEEPLLYRSINEGFSGGEKKRNEILQMLVLEPQLAILDETDSGLDIDALKLVAQGINAFRNSADSGQKPGIILVTHYQRLLNFINPDFVHILFDGRIVKSGGPELALELERKGYADLLPKAPSTEKNASKQP, from the coding sequence ATGTTGAATATAAATAATTTACACGCAGAAATCCAAGGCAATATGATTCTAAAAGGGTTAAATCTGTCCGTCAAAAGCGGGGAAGTTCACGCCATTATGGGGCCTAATGGTTCAGGGAAAAGTACCCTTGCTAATGTTCTGGCTGGCCATCCAGACTATCAAGTGACAACCGGCGAAGTTATCTTTCAAGGGCGTGATTTATTGACCCTTTCCGTTGCGGAGCGCGCCTGTGCAGGTGTCTTTGTCGCTTTTCAATATCCGCTGGAAATTCCGGGTGTCAGTAACGTGCAATTTCTTAAACTGGCACTTAACAGTCAACGTAAATATCGTCAGCTCAGTGAGCTTGATGCTCTTGATTTTTTACAACTGGTTAAAACCAAGGTACAGCAAGTGGGCATGGAAGAGCCACTTTTATACCGTTCGATCAATGAAGGGTTTTCTGGTGGCGAGAAAAAACGCAATGAAATCCTGCAGATGTTAGTACTGGAACCGCAACTGGCGATCCTTGATGAAACCGATTCCGGTCTGGATATCGATGCACTAAAACTGGTGGCACAGGGTATTAATGCCTTTCGCAATAGTGCAGATTCCGGGCAGAAGCCAGGTATTATTCTGGTCACTCATTACCAACGCCTGCTCAACTTTATCAATCCGGATTTTGTCCATATTCTGTTTGATGGGCGCATTGTCAAATCTGGCGGCCCCGAACTGGCCCTGGAATTGGAGAGAAAGGGTTATGCCGATTTATTGCCTAAGGCACCTTCCACAGAAAAAAATGCTTCTAAACAGCCTTAA
- the sufT gene encoding putative Fe-S cluster assembly protein SufT yields MFEHLTVLRDCKAITIPYGETITLKEGDEVVITQALGGSYTLNYHGQLLRVGNEDSDALGKPALIATSKENTADHEVNFVQLYEQLKSCYDPEIPINIVELGLIYDVNCYQLIDGRNLVRITMTLTATGCAMGTVIADEIKRKCLALANVDKVEVAIVFDPPWSYEMVSDAAKLQLGLL; encoded by the coding sequence ATGTTTGAACACCTGACTGTATTACGCGATTGTAAAGCCATTACTATTCCATATGGGGAAACTATTACCCTTAAGGAAGGTGATGAAGTTGTTATTACTCAGGCATTGGGTGGCAGTTACACACTTAATTATCACGGGCAGTTATTACGTGTGGGCAACGAAGATAGCGATGCGCTTGGAAAACCTGCGCTAATAGCCACCAGCAAAGAAAATACAGCCGATCATGAAGTCAACTTTGTACAACTCTATGAACAGCTTAAAAGCTGTTATGACCCTGAGATCCCTATCAATATTGTAGAACTCGGCTTGATCTATGACGTTAACTGCTATCAATTAATTGATGGGCGAAATCTTGTGCGTATAACGATGACTTTGACTGCCACCGGTTGTGCTATGGGCACGGTGATAGCTGATGAGATAAAACGTAAATGTCTGGCTCTGGCCAATGTTGATAAGGTTGAGGTGGCTATTGTCTTTGATCCTCCATGGAGTTACGAAATGGTCTCCGATGCGGCAAAACTGCAGCTGGGGCTGCTATAA